The DNA segment GGAGATGCTGGAGAAGGCGGGTAGGTCGGGGTGCAGCGTGGTAGGCTTGTCTGTATACAGGGGTTCTGTGGTTGCCTGGAGGCGTGGTGAGCCGCTGGGCGGTGTGGTTACCTGGATGGATTCCCGGGGGCTGGAGGAGTACTCGAGACTCCCTCCCCTTGCCAGGCTGGCCTCGAAGACACCTGTGTTGGGGAAGGCCTTACAGCCTGGGTCCCCGGCGCTCGTGATTAGGCGGCTATGGCTTAGCCACCCCGGCGCCAGGGTTTGGAGTGTTGACGGTTTCCTTTCAGACTTGTTAACCGGGGAGTTTACAAGCGACCCAGGCCAGGCCGCCCTAACAGGCCTGATAAGCCCCTACAGCCTCAAACCCCTAGCCTCCGTCATCCGGCTCCTAGGCTTGGGGGGGCTGGAGCTGCCGAGGCTCCACTTCCACGATACCCCTCTATCCCGTGTTGACGGTGTGGCTGTGGGGCCTATGGTTGCCGACCAGCAGGCGGCTTCAATAGGGCTGGGGTGCCTGAGGGCGGGGTGCGCCAAGGCCACTCTCGGCACCGGGCTCTTCATAGACGCCCCCCTTGAGGGTGGTCTGCCGCTCTTCACCGGGGATCTCATACCCGTGGTTAACCTCGCCCTCCCCGGGAGGGTGTGCTACGGTCTCGAGGGTTTCGCCGCCGGGGTTGGAATGGTTTTCGACGCCTTCGCCAGAGTACTAGGCGGGTTCGGGGTGCTGGAGGAGAAGGCTCTAGAGCCGGGGGACCCCGCGCCGGTAGTGCCCGTGCTCGCCGGGTTGAGGACCCCATATAGGCCCCTCCTACGTGGCGCTGTCCTCGGGGTTTCGCCCGGCTTTACCGCCGCCTCCCTTGCGAAGGGTCTTATACTCGGCACGCTGCTTACCCTCCTCACAATATACAGGGAGCTAGCCGGGAGAGTGGGGGGGTTTCGGGAGCTCAGGATTGGGGGAGGCCTCTCCAGGCTCGGACTCCTAGCTTCCTCCATAGCCTCCGCCGTAGGAGTCAGGGTGTATAGGAGCGTCGACTATAACGACTCGGCCCGCGGCGCCGCCCTAGTGGCTGGCTATGCATCCGGCGTGGTATCTAGGCAGGACCTTCTAAACCCTCCCGTCAGCCTAGTTGAGGTGGAGCCCCTGGAGGGGCTTAGGCTGAGTGGTGTTGACGCTTGGCTCGGCTTGGTGGATGCCCTGGCCTCGAAAGACTTCTGGAAGAGGTTGGAAGAGATCCGGAGGTCGAGCTGGGAGAGATAGCCACTCCCGAGGAGGTTGTACCCGAGTTCAGCAGGTGGCCCAGGCCGCTGGACATGTGGCCCCTGTGGCTGCTCCTCCTCGAGAGGGGCTACAGGCCCCGGGCCGTCGTAGCCAGGCCGAGGAGTAGGATGGCTGTCGAAAGGATTGTGGAGGCAGCCGCAGCATCCGGCGGCTGCCTGGTTCCCCGGGGTGGCGGTTCAAACGTCGTGGGCGCCTCACCCCCCATCGGCTGCTGCCTAGTACTAGACCTGACGGGGCTGGACAGGGTAATCTGGTTCAGCGGCGAGGACCTGGCGATCCATGTGGAGGCTGGGGCCCGTGTCTCCCAGGTGGAGGAGTGGCTCAACACCAGGGGGTACACCCTAGGCTACCACCCCCAGTCGGAGAGGCTGGCTACAATAGGAGGCTCAATAGCCATGCTCGGCTCCGGCGCCCTGGCCCCGGGGCTGGGTAACATAGAAGACATTGTTCTATGGCTGGACGCGGTAATACCGGGTCTGGGGACCGTCACGCTAGGCTCCCGCAATAGCCCCCGGGGCTGGGAGGGGCCGGGTGTTAAACACCTTCTCATAGGGTCTGAGGGCTCCCTGGGAGTCATAGTATCCGCGGGGCTCAAGGTCAGGCCGCTGCCAGAGTTCACAGCCGCCGTAGCCTACAGGCTCCCAGGCTTCCGCGAGGGTCTCAAGGCTGCTAGAAGGCTCACACTATGGGGTGGCGTCAGGCTCCTGAGGCTCCTAGACCCCAGTGAGGCTGGCCTGCTCTACGGCGTCGACGGCGCGGTTCTCATGGTAGAGTTTGAGGCTCCCGACAAGGGGCTGCTGGAGGCTATGGAGGGCTATGTTGAGAAGGTCGCGTCGGAAAGCGGCGGTTCGAGGGTCGAGGGTGTCTACGAGAGGTGGGCTAGGGCGAGGTACATGTACGACGAGCACTTCAGACAGCTCTGGAGCGCCGGGCTGTGGGTCGACACTATAGACACCGCGGCACCCTGGAGCAGGGCCGAGGAGCTTAATAGGAGCCTCATAGAGGGGCTCTCCCGCGTTCCCGGCGTCGTGGCCGTGACAAGCCACGCAGGCCACTTCTACACTGGAGGCGCCGCCCTCTACCACACAGTGGTTATGGAGAGGAGGCTAGACACCTACTGGAGGGTCTGGGCCGCGGCGGCAAGGACTGTGGAGCGCCTGGGCGGCTCCCTCAGCCACCAGCACGGCTGGGGACTGGTTAGGAAGCCCTATCTAGGCCTTCTCGGCGACAACTACAGGCTGTTCTGCCGGGTCAAGGAGACTCTTGACAGCAGCGAGGTCCTCAACCCCCACGGCCTGCCGTCGAGGTGCGGGAGGCTTGGACAGGTTTGACGTGGCGGTGGTGGGAGGCGGGGTTGTGGGCCTGTTCACCGCCCTAAACCTAGCCTGGAGTGGCTATAGCGTTGTGGTTGTTGAGGAGATGGAGAGGGTCATGGGGGGTGTCAGCGCCAGGAGCGCCAACGTCATACACGTCCTCCAAACCCCCTTCTCCAGCCTAAAATCTAGGCTATGCGTCGAGGGGAACAGGCTTCACTACCGTCTCTCACCCGAGCTAGGCTACAGGGTGGTCGAGGCTCCCCTGATACTCGCCTATAGGGAGAGGTATAAGGCGCCTGCTGCAGCCGCTGTTGCCAGGCTGCTCCCCAGGCTTATACCCAAGCCGTTGCACGAGCCGTCGGGCCCCGAGATTAGGGTTGCACATGTGAAAGGCCCCATGCTTAGGGACCTCGAGCCCGGGCTCTCCGACGATGTCCTGGGGGGTGTAGTAGTCCATGGATATGGAGTCGTAGATTACAGTGGCCTCTCCTCGAGCCTTGAGAAGAGGGTGCGGAGGCTGGGGGAGATACTTGTCTCCTCGCCACTCACCTCGGCGGAGGAGAGGAGCGGGTGGATGGTGCTAGAGGCGGGCGAGTCTACATTAGCTTCTAGGGCCGTCGTAAACGCGGCCGGCCTTAAGAGCCACCTTGTCGCCAGGCTTCTCGGCGATAGGGTTCCAGAGCAGACGCCGGTGAGGGGCGTGATGAGCCTCCACCGGAGGCCCAGGCTGAGGAGTATAGTGGCCCCGCTGGAGCTGAGGAGGGGCGAGACTAAGGGTGGGGGCGCGATACCTCAGGCTGACGGCAGCCTCCTATTAGGCCCAAACAACGCTGGCCCCACTGTAATCGGCGACGAGTCCTACACCCGCGAGGACCTGGAGTGGCTCCGGCTAAGGTTCCAACCCCTCCTCGCCGAGGCTGTGGAGGAGCCGGATAGAGTGGTTGTGGGTCTGAGGCCTGTAGCCCCCGGTAGAGACTTTTTGGTGGTGAGGGGGAGGGGGAGGGCTGTGCACCTGGTGGGCATCGAATCCCCCGGGCTGACCGCAGCCCCCGCCCTGGCCGTGAGGGTAGCCCGCGTGGTTGACGAGCTGCTGGGGGGGAGGCGGTGAACCCTCAAAAGGATGCTTCCAACCGCCCCCGCCCAGGTTCGGCTTCTAGAGACCGCTCAAATACTGGTTTAACCCCACATATACCTCGGTGCGGGTTTTGGAGAACGGCTTCAACCTCCTCCCGCCCGATAGGGCGGAGTCTATAAGGCTTATCCAGGTTTCCGTCAGGAGGCTTGCCGAAAAGTTCGGCTCTAAATACTGGATGGAGAGGGATGAGAGGAGGGAGTACCCCCTGGAGTTTGTCGAGGCCCTCGAGAAGGGTGGCTTCATGGCTGCCAACGTTCCTGAGGAGTATGGAGGAGCTGGCTACGGGCTTTTCGAGGTTGCTGCTATACTGGAGGAGCTGGCCGCCACAGCTGGGGGGACCGCTGCCTCCAGCTCGGTACACGCTGCCTACTTCAACGCCCATATACTGGCTAAGTATGGGGGCGAGAGTGTTAAGGCTAGGTATCTCTCGGAGATAGCCCGGGGTAGACTCAGGTTCCAGGTTTTCGCAGTGACCGAGCCGCACTCAGGCTTCAACACGCCCAGGATATCAACCTTCGCCAGGAGGGAGGGGGACTACTATATACTCCGGGGGCAGAAGATATTCATTTCGAGGCTTAGACACTCGGACCTCGGCATAGTGGCCGCCCGGGTGGTGCCATACGAGGAGGCGCCGAGGAAGACGCTGGGTATAGCCCTCTTCCTCGTCGACCTTAGGGAGGCCAAGGGGAGGCACCTCAGATTCGAGGATGTGCCCAACAACCTCAGGAGGTTTGTAGACACCAGCATAGTATACATCGAGGACCTCCCAGTACCGGCGGAGAACGTTCTCGGAGACCCTATGAAGGGGTTCTACATACTGATGGAGGAGGCAAACGCTGAGAGAGCCTTCATAGCGGCCCAGTGCGTCGGCTCAGGCAGGTGGGTCATCGAGAAGGCGGTGGAGTATGCCCGGGAGAGGATAGTGTTCCCCCCGGATCCCATAGCAAAATACCAGGGTATCCAGTACCCCCTTGCGGACGCGTGGCTGAGGCTTGAGGCTGGAGACGCGCTTAAGGAGAAGGCGCTCCACGCGCTGGAGTCGGGTGCAGAGAGGCGTGTGGCAGGCTACTACGCCAACGCGGCCAAGTATATAGCGTGCGAGGCCTGCTACCAGGCCGCTAGGATGGCTATGTGGACCATGGGGGGCTATGGGTATAGCGTGGAGATGGATGTTGAGAGGCACTGGAGGGGGGCGGAACTGTTCGCCGGGGTTGGCCAGGTGTCTCCACACATGATCCTTAACTTTGTTGCAACCAAAGTGCTGGGGATGCCCAGGTCCTACGGCGAGTAGGCTCCGGGTGGCAGCCGTGGCTGGACCTAGCTGGGCGGCCTGGGGCGAGGAGGGGCCGTACTTCGAGGACTTCAGAGTCGGAGACAGGTTCTGGAGCTGGCCATGCAAAACACTTAGAGAGTCCGACAACACGCTCTGGACGGCGGTTACAGGCGATTCGACACCTCTATACGTAGACAAGGAGTACGCAGGGAGGGCTGGACACAGGGATACCCCTATACACCCGGTTCTCGTCCTCGCCCTAACAGCCTCCCTAGCGGTTAGGTACACCAGCATTAACAGCATGGCGTTCCTCGGGGCGGAGTACATGAGGATACACAAGCCTGTCTACCCGGGCGACACGCTCTGCGTGGAGACGGAGGTAGCGTACAAGAGGGAGTCTAGGTCCCGGCCTGACACAGGCATTGTAGTCTGGGTGCATAGGGCGTATAGCCAGAGTGGCGAGCTTGTAGCCGAGGTGAAGAGGGCTAACCTGGTCTACAGGAGGGGGAGAGCCCCGAGGTGGTGGCCCGTTGGAGAGGGTGGCGGCAAGCCTTAGAAACAAGATAGTGGACCCCGAGGACGCCGCCCGCCTCGTACCCAGGGGCGGGGCGGTGGCTTTCGCCGGCATGGGGGGAACAGCATACTCCAAGGCATTTGTGAAGGCCCTGAAGGATAGGGCCGAGAGGGAGGGGCCTCTAGACCTAGCAGTGTACTCTGCGGGCACGACAGGCCCGGAGCATGAGGAGAGTCTCGCTGCAGCGGGTATCAGGAGGAGGATACCGTACGGGGCTTCCAGCCCGGCGACTAAGAGGCTTGTAAACGAGGGCGGGTTTGAAGCTTGTGACATGAGCCTCTATAAATACTCGAGGCTGCTGAGGCTAGGTGTCATAGGCGTGGTTGACGTAGCGGTTGTGGAGGCCACGGCTGTTTTTGATGATGGCTTAGTGTTGTCGAACAGTGTAGATGCCGCCCCAGCCATGGTGGAGGCGGCGGAGAAGGTGGTGGTCGAGGTTCACACTGCCAAGCCTGTACTACACGGGCTGCACGACATTTTCTACCCGGAACCGGGGAGAGGTGTGCCGCCTCTGGAGAGCGTGGCAGGCAGGCTCGGCAGCAGGCTACTCAAAATACCTTGGTCAAAGCTAGCGGCCATAGTACTCTCGAGGGAGGGCGAGGTGGGCAGCAGGCATTACCGGCCCCCAGACTCTATGGACGCGAGGGTCGCGGAGAACATAGCGGAGTTCCTAAGGGGGGAGGCCCAGAGAGACCCTCGGATCCGGGGCAGGCTCTCAACTCTACAGCCTGGAGCGGGGCTGGTAGCCACGGTGCTGGCGGACTACTCAGGCGACCTAGGCTTCCGGGTGAGGATATGGGGCGAGGTAGCGCCTATCCAGTGGGTCGCCAGGCTTGGGGAGAATGTTGAAGCCGTCTCCGCCTCGGTAGTCTACTCCGTCTCGGGGGACGAGGGGCTCTGGAGCTGGTTTTTCAGCGATTACGGGGAGCTGTCTGGAAGGCTCGTTCTGAGGCCCTATGAGGTGACTAACAGCCCCGAGGTCCTCACCAGGTTCTACCACATGGTCGTACAGCAGGCTATAGAGGTTGACATCTACGGCCACGCCAACGTCTCACACATAGACTCAAGACTCTACGCCGGGGTCGGGGGCTCCGTGGACCACGCATGGAGCAGTTATCTAACCATACTAGCCCTACCCTCCATAACCAGCAAGGGCATACCCAGAATAGTCCCCCTCACAGCCCACGTCGACTCGACGGAGCACGACGTTGACGTCATAGTTACAGAGCAGGGGTGGGCGGACCTACGGGGCCTGTCGCCCAGGGAGAGGGCAGAGTCGATAATAGACTGCTGCGCCCACCCTAGCTACGCCGATGGGCTTCGGAGGTACCTGGAGAAGGCTGGCAGGGAAGGGGGCCACCAGCCCTACAGCCTAGAGGCAGTCCTAGAGTTCATGAGAGAATACGGGAAGGGGGGTTGAGGGGGTTATGTGGAGGAGCATGCTATACGTCCCGGGAGTAGACGAGAGGAAGCTCCGTAAGTCGACTACGATTGAGGCCGACGCGGTTATCATAGATCTCGAAGACTCCGTGCCACAGGGCAGGAAGGAGGAGGCTAGGAGGCTCGTGGAGACGCTCCTAGGAGAGCTCGAGTGGGGGAGCGACGTCTGCGTGAGGATCAATAATCCGGCCAGCAGAGAGGGGCTCAGGGATTTAGCGGCTGTCACACGCTGGGAGACTGTCTCGTGCCTCCTCGTGCCTAAAGCCGAGGCCAGGCTAGACCAGGTGTACGGGGCTACTGGCAAGAGTTTAGTTGCTATAGTGGAGACGGCCCGCGGCCTGCTTAGGGTTGAGGAGGTGGCCTCTAGCGAGGGCCTCGTGGCCCTAAACTGGGGCCCCGCAGACCTGGCAGCGAGCCTGGGAGCTAGTGTGGACCCCCTGGACTCGGGGATCTACACGCCCATACTACGGCTCACCATAGCAGCGGCCGCGAGGGCATACGGTCTGGAGCCCCTTGACAAGGTCTACTTTAAGGTGGGGGATCTCGAGGGTCTGGGGAGGGAGTGTCTCGAGGCAAAGGCCCTGGGGTACAGCGGGAAGACCGTTATACACCCTAGCCACGTCCCCATCGCCAACGAGGCTTTCACACCCACGAAGGAGGAGGTTGAGAGGGCTAGGTTGGTGGTTGAGGCCTACGAGGACGCGGTGAGGAGGGGCTTGGGGGCTGTTGCCCTCGAGGGGGAGCTTGTGGACGCGGTTCACTATAGGCTAGCTCTGAACGTGCTGCGAAGGGCTTCTAGGATAGGCAAGGTCGAGGAGTCGATGCGGCGGGAGAACCGGGGGGAGGGACAGGCTTGAGAAGGGGATGGCGTCTAGCCGTGGCGGCTCTGAAGCAGTGTTCAACCCTCCACTTTTAATTCTGGCAGGGGTGGAGAGAATGGAGGTGGTCTTGAGGCCTATAGGATTCGTGAGGCACGGGCTGCCCGACGATAGCGTCAAGAGCAGCCTAGAGGGGGTCCAGGGTTTTATCGAGGTCCTCCCCGAGTACACTCCCGGGCTGGATGGTCTAGAGGGCTTCTCCCACATAGTCGTTATAGCGTACCTCCACAAGGCTAGAGGCCGATCTCTCAAGGTGAAGCCTCGGGGGCTCCTCCGGCTTGGCTTCAGGCTCGAGGACCTCCCGGAGGTCGGCGTTTTCGCCACCGACTCGCCATCAAGGCCCAACCCCCTTGCACTCACAATCGCCAGGCTCCACGGCATAGAGGGGGGCAGGCTTAGGGTTTCAGGCCTTGACCTCTACGACGGAACCCCGGTCCTCGACATAAAGCCCTACACACCCTCCAGGCGGGTTGAGGACCTAAGCCTCCCCCTCTGGTATAAGCGGCTGATGGAGGAGGCGGCCAGGAGAGACCCGCGGGTTAGGGAGCTGTAGCCCCAAGGCCGTAGAACGTCTTTTCCCTCCCTAGCCCCTACACTTTGTGGTGGTGACTAGGCTTGGCCAGGTTCTTCGTGTCCGTTGATGCGGAAGGCATGCCCTACAGCCCCAGTAGGGTTATGATGATGCCCGGCGACCCTCTCTACGGGGAGCTTAGGAGGATTATGACCAGGGTTACCAACATCGTCGTGGAGGAGCTCTTCGCCTCGGGGGCCGAGGGCGTTGTTGTTGCAGACAGCCACGGCGCCATGGTCAACCTTGACCCCTTCGAGATAGACGGTAGGGCGGAGCTCGTAAGGGGGTTTCCACGGCCCCTCGCAATGATCAACGGGGCGAGGGGCTGTAGGGCGGCCCTCTTCATAGGCTATCACGGAAGCCCCCAGTCAGGAGGCGTCCTGGGCCACACGTACGCGGGGAGAATATTGCAGAGGGTCAAGGTCCAGGGGAGCGAGGCTGCAACTGAATACCTGCTAAACACCTACGCACTCGGCGAGATGGGAGTGCCAGTTGTTGCTGTGGCTGGGGACTCGGTGCTGGAGGAGGAAGTGAGGCGGCACACGCCTTGGGCTAGGTTCGTCGCGCTCAAGAGGCCAGCCTCCTCCCTAGCGGACGTGACTCCCCCCTGGCGTATGTTTGAGGAGAGCCTCAGGAGGGCTGTTAGGGAGGCGGTAGCCGGAGAATCTCTGGAGAGTGCCAGGCCTGTGAGGCCCAGGGAGCCGTGGATAGAGGTCGAGCTTAAGAGGCCGTGGCACGCGGATGTCGCCGAGCTATTCCCCTGTGTTGAGAGGATTGACGGCGTCACTGTGAGGCTCTCCTGCGGTAGCTTCCTAGAGAACTACAAGCTACTAGAGGGTGTTGTAATGGCGTCATACTCGCTGGAGCGCTAGAGCCCCTGCCCTAGCCTGGGGGCCTCGCCCTCGCGAGGGTCTCCCTTATTATTTTCGCGGCTGTGAATAGAGTCACCCCCGCGGGGTCGTGGGGCGGTGAAGCTTCGACCACGTCGAACGCTATTATATCCTCTGGGAGGCTCTTTATAATCCTCACTACCTCCCTGACGGAAAGGCCGCCGGGCTCGGGGTTGCCGACGCCGGGCGCATAGGCGGGGTCGAGCACGTCTAGATCGTAGGACACGTAGTAGGGTATACCTCTATTGAGGTGGCTGGCGAGGTCCTGGAAATCATCAACACCTATAACCGTGATGCCGCTTTCCTCTGCGAACTCGTGCTGGCCGGGTGTAGGAGCCCTAACGCCGGCGAGGACTATGTCGGAGGGTTTGACAAGGCCCTCCTCCACAATCCTCCTAAGGGTGCAGGCGTGGCTATACCTGTCGCCCTCGTACTCGCTGTAGAGGTCTGGATGGGCGTCGAGATAGACCAGCCCCAGCCTGCCTCTGTAAACCCTCCTGACTCCCCTTAGCGCCGCGATGGTTATCGAGTGGTCGCCTCCTAGGAAGAGGAAGAGCTTTCCTCCCCAATGGGATGCAACAGCCTCCTCTACAGCTCTGGCAACCCCCTCGAAGCTGGGTGCAGATACGTCGCCCAGGTCTATATACCGCCACCTGCTAGCCAGGTTGACGAGGTCCTCAGAGTAGCTGTTATAGAGTCTGGAGGAGGTGGCCTCCCGTATCGCGGGTGGCGCCTCAGCAGCTCCCCTCCTGTAGCTAGAGGACCCATCCCAGGCTACGCCCAGCAAGGCTAGATTCGGCTTTCCTGAGCTTGGTATGCCGAAGAGCAGGCTGTCCACCCCCGCTGGCCTAGGCTTTCCCGCCCGGCTGTATCCCACATTTATCTTTGATCACTCTTAGCACCCTCTCGAGGAGGGCTTTAGCCTCCTCTTCAGACCTGGCCTCAAGCATTACCCTGACCACAGGCTCGGTGCCGCTGGGCCTTACGAGCACCCAGTATCCATCAGCTATAACCTTCACCCCGTCTATCGTAACCATCCTCTCACCGCGGAACTCCCGTTTCACAGCCTCCACAGCGCAGAGAGCCTCCTCCCTGGAGGCAGGTATCTTAGTTTTAATCGGGTGGTAGCTGGGAAGCTTGTCGAGCATGGATGAGAGCTTCTCACCCGTCGCCCTCAGCATAGCTAGGAGTAGAGCGGCCTTCATCCCCCCATCCCTGACGTATTGGTGCGGGGGGTGCATGTACCCTCCGTTCTCCTCGAACGCGGCTATGCCTCCCATGCCAAGTATAGCCCTGGCTATTATCGGGGCCCCCACGGGGGTCCACACCACCTCTATACCCCTAGGCCTGAGATAGTCCTCCACAACTATGCTGCTAGACACGCCAGTGTAGACCTTGAGCGGGCCCTTCACTAGCCCCGCCTCGGCCACAAACCCCGCGAGGAGGGCGCCGCTCCTGTCGCCCCAAACCACCCTGCCCTTATCGTCTATAACAATAGCCCTGTCACCGTCGGCATCATGGCCTACGCCGAAGGCGGCGCCGGAGGACCTCGCCAGACTGGCCGCGGGTGCGAGTGTATCAGGCGTGGGCTCAGGCTCTCTGGCGGTGAATAGGGGGTCGGGATTGCAGCTGAGTGGTATGGGACTGGCTCCAAGCCTCTTCAATATCTCGATAGTAGTGAAGCTGGTAGCCCCTCCCCCACAGTCAACGACAATCCTCTCCCCCCCGCCTCGGCCTGAGTAGGCTGAGACGGCGTCGACAACCTTGCTGATGTAGTAGTCTATAGCGTCGTAAACCCTCCTAGGCTGGCGAGCCAGGCCCCGCCACTCCACGGTGTGGAACTTCCCCTCCCAGAACAGGGCTTCTATACCCTCCTCCACATCCCTAGGAACCTCTACTCCATCACCGCCAACAACCTTCACCCCATTATATTCGGGGGGGTTATGGCTCGCAGTTATCATAACCCCGCCGTCGAAACCATGATCCCTAACGTAAAGCTGTAGAGCAGGCGTGGGAAGAACACCGGCCAAATACACGTCAACACCCTCGAAAGCAAGGCCAGCGGCCACAATACCCTCGAAAAGCTCCCCCCCAGACCTGGTATCCCTGCCGACCAGAATCCTACTCCCTCTGCCGAAATAAGCACCAATAGCCCTGGCTAGCCTCAGAACAAACTCCGGGGTCAACTCGGACCCTATAACACCCCTAACACCATCCGTCCCGAAAAGCCTCTTAGACAAACCCCTCTACACCACTGGGAAACAGGGTCCGGCAGACGGATTAATAATATGGAGTAGGCCTCCCGCGGGTCACATACGTTTAGAAGCGGCTTTCAGCACTCAAGACCCTCCTCATCCCGCCCTTGGTTGGAGGGCGGTAGGGCCCGCTAGGTTCATCACTATTTGGTACGACACTAAATAAGAATTATTATGTTGTTTACGACGGTTTACGCCTTAGGCACCGGCGTAGGGGCCAGGAGCCCCCTAGACTCCAATAGGCGTATGAATTCTCTCATCCAGAAGGGTATGTCCGGCGGGTACCTCGAGCTGACAAGATTACCGTCCACTACAACAGGCTCGTCAACCCAGTTTCCTCCTGCGGCTATAACATCGTCCTTAACCCCCCAGAAGCTCGTAAGCCTTCTACCCTTTACAACGCCCGCGCTTATCAGGACCTGCGGGCCGTGGCAGATGGTAGCCACGGGCTTGTTGTTCTCGAAGAAGTGGCGCACTATATTCAGAGCCGCCTCATGAAGCCTAACCCTCTCGGGGGCCCTCCCGCCTGGTATGACCAGGACATCAAACTCCTCAGGCTTCACCTCGTCGAACGCCAGCCTCGCCTCAACCTTGTAACCCATCTTACCCCTAATCTCTCCTCTCTCCGGGGCTGCAACCAGGGTCTCGAAGCCCGCCTCCACTAGCCTATAATACGGGTATAGGAGCTCGACGTCCTCAAACCCGTCAGCAGATATTATGAGCGCCCTTGGCATCTCTCCCACCACTATAATACTAGTGTCCCCAGAAGAGGTTAAAACTAGCCGTGTATAAGGTAATGTAGGCTGAAGAACATAGATCCCCGGCTTCCAGCGTGTATAGCCTGTCGAAGAAAGGAAGTTGCCCTACAGTGTGACTCGGGCGTGAGGGTTGGGGAGAGGGCTTACGCCTCTACCGGATCCACCTTCACCCCGTACTTCTGCCTCCACTCCTCGAAAGCCTTCTTCTCCTCCTCGCTTAGCTCCCTGCCCAGCCTGTACCAGCCAGCCTTCTCTGTCTTCAGCTCTTCAGGCGCCTCCTCCACCTTGTAGATACAGTTCACCGGGCAGCTCTCTATACAGCTGAAGTCGTCCTGGCACTTCTCCCATATGAGCCTGGCCTTCATGTTCTCGTCGAACTCAAGGGCGTCGTAGGGGCACACCTCTATACATGCTCCACAGCTTATACAGGTGTCCTGGTCGATAGCCACCCTAACAAAGTTTGCTAAGCTGCTCATAGCACTCCACCACATGTAGACTAGCGACTTGTAGGGATTAATAAGAGTTAGTATAGTATAGCGGCGTTAACACTAGGCCTGCATCCTTTATGGGCCGTGCATTAAAGACGGGCCGGGGGGTCGCCCGGTATTATAGCCCCGTAGGGTGTAAATAGGTTTGGTGTGAACAGGGTGTCAGGCCTCGGAGAGTTTCTGGAGGAGATAGTTAAGGAGGCTTCCAGGAGGGGTTTCTCGGTTGAGAAGAGGAGCCAGCGGGGTGTTGTGTTGAGGTATGAGGATACGCCCCTCGCCCTGGAGGTGGCTACGGCTGGAGGATCTATTGTTGTTGATGCAGTTTCTCTCGGCGATGTGGAGGAGATTTTCGAGGATTATGAGGGCGACCAGGAGGAGCTTAGAAACAGGGTGGAGGAGCTGTTGGACGAGGTGGAGTCTCTGGGAGACCTAGTCTCCGGCCTTGCAAGGAAGTATGGTTTCCAAGTTGAAGCCAGGTATAGAAGGTCCCTGCTGGACTTCAGGGATGCTCTGGAGGACTATATAGAAGCCATGTCTTAGACTCCTAGCACCCTAGACTTGGCCGTCCTCAACGCCTCCTCAAAATCCTCAGCACCCTTGACAACACGGTGATAGGGTATGCCGAGGACCTCCTTCAAATCCCTCCTCAAATACCTGTAGTCCATGAGTATGTAGAGAGCCCTATCGTCAGGACCCCTAATACTTCTCCCAAGGGCCTGCCTAACCTTTATAATGGGGTTGACAAGGTAGACAAGCTTCTTAGCGTCGGATAGGCCGATCCTAGACGCCATGACCTCCAGATGCTTCCTCGTATAGTCGTCTGGCTGGGGGAAAGGGACTCCAACAATGATGACAGTTGACAGCAGGTTCTTTCCCTCGTAGTCAACGAACTC comes from the Aeropyrum camini SY1 = JCM 12091 genome and includes:
- a CDS encoding FGGY-family carbohydrate kinase, encoding MVSRLLCSVDVGTSGVRLSVYGEDLGLVARYSRELPLILGGGRVEQDATVLIGRVREMLEKAGRSGCSVVGLSVYRGSVVAWRRGEPLGGVVTWMDSRGLEEYSRLPPLARLASKTPVLGKALQPGSPALVIRRLWLSHPGARVWSVDGFLSDLLTGEFTSDPGQAALTGLISPYSLKPLASVIRLLGLGGLELPRLHFHDTPLSRVDGVAVGPMVADQQAASIGLGCLRAGCAKATLGTGLFIDAPLEGGLPLFTGDLIPVVNLALPGRVCYGLEGFAAGVGMVFDAFARVLGGFGVLEEKALEPGDPAPVVPVLAGLRTPYRPLLRGAVLGVSPGFTAASLAKGLILGTLLTLLTIYRELAGRVGGFRELRIGGGLSRLGLLASSIASAVGVRVYRSVDYNDSARGAALVAGYASGVVSRQDLLNPPVSLVEVEPLEGLRLSGVDAWLGLVDALASKDFWKRLEEIRRSSWER
- a CDS encoding FAD-binding oxidoreductase, which encodes MARLGGCPGLERLLEEVGRDPEVELGEIATPEEVVPEFSRWPRPLDMWPLWLLLLERGYRPRAVVARPRSRMAVERIVEAAAASGGCLVPRGGGSNVVGASPPIGCCLVLDLTGLDRVIWFSGEDLAIHVEAGARVSQVEEWLNTRGYTLGYHPQSERLATIGGSIAMLGSGALAPGLGNIEDIVLWLDAVIPGLGTVTLGSRNSPRGWEGPGVKHLLIGSEGSLGVIVSAGLKVRPLPEFTAAVAYRLPGFREGLKAARRLTLWGGVRLLRLLDPSEAGLLYGVDGAVLMVEFEAPDKGLLEAMEGYVEKVASESGGSRVEGVYERWARARYMYDEHFRQLWSAGLWVDTIDTAAPWSRAEELNRSLIEGLSRVPGVVAVTSHAGHFYTGGAALYHTVVMERRLDTYWRVWAAAARTVERLGGSLSHQHGWGLVRKPYLGLLGDNYRLFCRVKETLDSSEVLNPHGLPSRCGRLGQV
- a CDS encoding FAD-dependent oxidoreductase, which translates into the protein MDRFDVAVVGGGVVGLFTALNLAWSGYSVVVVEEMERVMGGVSARSANVIHVLQTPFSSLKSRLCVEGNRLHYRLSPELGYRVVEAPLILAYRERYKAPAAAAVARLLPRLIPKPLHEPSGPEIRVAHVKGPMLRDLEPGLSDDVLGGVVVHGYGVVDYSGLSSSLEKRVRRLGEILVSSPLTSAEERSGWMVLEAGESTLASRAVVNAAGLKSHLVARLLGDRVPEQTPVRGVMSLHRRPRLRSIVAPLELRRGETKGGGAIPQADGSLLLGPNNAGPTVIGDESYTREDLEWLRLRFQPLLAEAVEEPDRVVVGLRPVAPGRDFLVVRGRGRAVHLVGIESPGLTAAPALAVRVARVVDELLGGRR
- a CDS encoding acyl-CoA dehydrogenase family protein; this encodes MENGFNLLPPDRAESIRLIQVSVRRLAEKFGSKYWMERDERREYPLEFVEALEKGGFMAANVPEEYGGAGYGLFEVAAILEELAATAGGTAASSSVHAAYFNAHILAKYGGESVKARYLSEIARGRLRFQVFAVTEPHSGFNTPRISTFARREGDYYILRGQKIFISRLRHSDLGIVAARVVPYEEAPRKTLGIALFLVDLREAKGRHLRFEDVPNNLRRFVDTSIVYIEDLPVPAENVLGDPMKGFYILMEEANAERAFIAAQCVGSGRWVIEKAVEYARERIVFPPDPIAKYQGIQYPLADAWLRLEAGDALKEKALHALESGAERRVAGYYANAAKYIACEACYQAARMAMWTMGGYGYSVEMDVERHWRGAELFAGVGQVSPHMILNFVATKVLGMPRSYGE
- a CDS encoding MaoC family dehydratase; the protein is MAGPSWAAWGEEGPYFEDFRVGDRFWSWPCKTLRESDNTLWTAVTGDSTPLYVDKEYAGRAGHRDTPIHPVLVLALTASLAVRYTSINSMAFLGAEYMRIHKPVYPGDTLCVETEVAYKRESRSRPDTGIVVWVHRAYSQSGELVAEVKRANLVYRRGRAPRWWPVGEGGGKP